One stretch of Wolbachia endosymbiont of Armadillidium arcangelii DNA includes these proteins:
- the surE gene encoding 5'/3'-nucleotidase SurE, with amino-acid sequence MIILITNDDGFESEGIKLLKEIAQNFASEIWIVAPDADRSGAARSLDYPVKQSIKINQHSEREFSVSSTPADCVIIALNKIMNKKPDLILSGINIGSNVGDDICYSGTVGAAMEGAARFIPSIALSQAYCNEINWHNTKIFAPKTISKLVKVNWPKNTVMSVNFPATEKVKGVEFAEQGEYNIDGDLTFTENLNGSFSLNWSREHSGSGSVDKIKEGFITITPVKLDFTDYDTLNAMKNSYADEFSSIANTYIAP; translated from the coding sequence ATGATAATATTGATAACAAACGATGATGGTTTTGAAAGTGAGGGAATAAAATTACTCAAAGAGATTGCGCAAAATTTTGCATCAGAAATATGGATAGTGGCACCAGATGCTGATAGGAGTGGAGCTGCAAGATCTCTTGATTATCCAGTCAAACAATCTATTAAAATAAACCAACATAGCGAAAGGGAGTTTAGTGTATCTAGTACCCCTGCAGACTGTGTCATCATTGCACTAAATAAGATTATGAATAAAAAACCAGACCTAATATTGTCTGGAATAAATATTGGATCAAATGTCGGAGATGATATTTGTTATTCAGGAACAGTTGGTGCTGCAATGGAAGGTGCTGCAAGGTTTATACCTTCTATCGCGCTAAGCCAAGCTTATTGTAATGAAATAAACTGGCACAATACAAAGATTTTTGCACCAAAGACTATCAGCAAGCTAGTTAAAGTTAATTGGCCTAAAAATACAGTGATGAGTGTAAATTTTCCTGCTACAGAAAAAGTGAAAGGAGTAGAATTTGCTGAACAAGGTGAATATAACATTGATGGAGATCTCACTTTTACTGAAAATTTAAATGGCTCTTTTAGCTTAAATTGGTCTCGAGAACACTCAGGCAGCGGTAGTGTAGATAAAATAAAAGAAGGATTTATTACTATTACACCGGTAAAATTAGATTTTACAGATTATGATACATTGAATGCTATGAAAAATTCTTACGCAGACGAATTTTCTTCTATAGCTAACACTTATATTGCTCCTTAG